The window CGTAGATGACCTGTACGCCTGTGCCCTTGACGATGACGCCGACCGCGCCCGTCGCCTTGAGCAGCTTTTCATTTACCAGCGAGGAGTCTGCGACCGAGCAGCGCAGACGCGTTGCGCAGCAGTCAACGGACGTGATGTTACGCTTGCTGCCGAGTCCGCGTGCAATCGCTGCGCTCTTTGCATCACCCGACGCGCCGCCTGCGCCCTCGCGTGCCTTGTAGTCCGCCTTTGTATAGAGTTTCGTTTCCTCGTCGTCGTCCTCACGGCCAGGCGTCTTGAAGCCAAAGTGCTGAATCATCCAGCGGAAGATGAAGTAGTAGAGGAAGAAGTAGATCACGCCGACCGGGATGACGTACATCCAGTTCGTCTTTGCCTCGCCCTGCAAAATACCGAAGATGAAGAAGTCGAGGAGACCGCCGGAGAACGTAAGACCCACGGCGATGTTCAGCATGTGTGCAATCATGTACGCCGCGCCTGCGAGTGCGACCTGCACCGCGAAGAGCGCGGGAGCCACGAAGAGGAACGAGAACTCGATCGGCTCCGTGATACCCGTGAGCATACAGGTGAGCGCCGCCGAGAGGAGAAGTCCCCCCGCGACCTTCTTCTTCTCGGGACGCGCACAGTGGTACATAGCGAGTGCCGCGCCCGGCAGACCGAAGATCATGAAGATGAACTCACCCGAGAAGTAGCGCGTCGCGTCTGCACTGAAATGTGCGACGTTCGGCGAGGCGAGCTGTGCGAAGAAGATGTTCTGACCGCCCTGGATGAGCTGACCGTCGATCATCATCGATCCGCCGACGCCCGTCTGCCAGAACGGCAGGTAGAAAACGTGGTGCAGACCGAAGGGGATGAGCGCGCGCTTGATGATACCGAAGATCAGCGTGCCGATGTAGCCCGTACCTGTGACGAGGCTGCCAAGGGCGAAAATCCCCTGCTGTGCGAGCGGCCAGAGGAAGTACATCGCAATCCCGACAAAGAGGAACACAATCGTCGAGATGATCGGAACGAAGCGCGAACCGCCGAAGAAGGAGAGTGCATTCGGCAGGACGATCTTGTGATACTTGTTGTGCAGCCATGCGACACCGATGCCGACGATGATGCCGCCGAACACGCCCATCTGGAACGACATAATGCCGCAGGAAGCGGCAATCGTCCCTTCAAGAACTGTCGGAGCGACAGAGCCGTCCGGCAGGATCTGCCCGCCGAGTTTCAGCATCGCATTACACGCTGTGTGCATGACGAAGAACGCGATCATCGCCGAGAGCGCCGCGACCTCCTTCTCCGCCTTTGCCATGCCAATGGCGACACCGACCGCGAAGATGATCGGCAGATTGCCGAAGATTGTGCTGCCTGCACTCGCCATGATCGTGAGCAGTGCATTCAGTGCCGTGCCCGCACCGAGGATGCCGCCGAGACCGTATGTCTCAATCGTCGTCGGGTTCGTGAACGACGCACCGATGCCGAGCAGAATGCCCGCGATCGGCAGAATCGCCACGGGCAGCATGAAGCTGCGCCCGACGCGTTGGAGCACACTAAAGATCTCATCTTTCATAACATTACCCCTTTCTCCCTCCGCTTTCATCTCCCTGTACACCTCTCCTTTGGGCAATATATGGGAAAAACATCCAAAAGATTATAAAACCGATGTTGATGTTTCGCTGATGAACTGCGGAATCTATAAAATCATACGTGGTAATTATACCGTAGATGGAGCGGGCGTGTAAAGAGATGATTTTGAGAAGAAGGATAACGGTGGAAAGATGACTGTAATTCTTTGCGGATTTTCCTGAAAAATTTTTAATTTGGGCAGGAAAATCCGCGGGGGGGGGAATAATATACTCATAAAAGATCATCAAGAATAGTTGATGATAAGAAAGGAGGCATCCTTTATGGCTACATTTCGCGTATTATGGGATGAACTTTCGCCGAATGCTAAGTATCCAAATCGAAAGGGGACGACGGTGCAAGCGTCTTCGATGGCGGAGGCGAAATCAAAAGTGAAACAGAGAGTTTCTAGAAATGTGAAGATCAGTAATATGACAGCGGTAAAGCTGTAAGCTAAGATCTTCTTGTATGCTGTGCAGGATCTGTATAATTAAAGGGAGCGATTCAAATGTCGATGTTGCCGGTGAGCAAAGTTCAGGATGCGGCGATGGGCAAGGCTGTGGATATGGTGGCGGGGGAGATTGAAAAGGGGACGCGTGAACGGGATGAACTTCTGTCTGTTTACAACGAATCTGTCAAAGGGAAAATTTCATCCATTGTCAACCAACATAAACTTATCGGTGCGGCTGTGGGGCCTCTACCGACGCATGGCGTGTTGACGACCATCAATATGATTGTTCTCTATCGTCGCTTGGGCGGTGCCGTTGATATTAAGGTGATGCAGGAGTTGGACGCACTGATAGGCAGGGCGGTTTCTGCATCCCGGTGGTCATTTATCAAATTGGGGACATCCTTGTTTCTGATCAAGCAGGTGGTCAGCATTCTGGATGAATTAGTTGTTTCTGCACCGATCGGTATAGTGGCAGGTCTCATATGCGGGTATAAATTCACACATTGGGCGGGCTTGAATTTTGCTAAGAACATCAGTAATATGGTCGATGAAGCAATATTGAAGCACGAAACGAAGTAGAAACGCCGAGAACATCTTATTGACGTCTGTATCACAAATGCAGGAGTTGAAAACAAATGCTCAAGGGTGTGATTGATTTTTTCATTATGGTGGAAAGATGGGGATGGGAAGATGCTGTTCTCACACTGATTGGTCTCTTTGTGCTCATTTGGGTGGGAGAGAAAATATACGCTTTATGGAAGCGTTAAAGGTGCACGGGAGGGGCGGTTATGGAACTCGTCAATATCAGCGGGAAATCGTTCCGTAAATGTGGGTTCTGCAAGCATTGGTATGACCCGACGAATGCGGCGATCCGTCCGCGTGCGCCACGCATTGGACAGTGGGAGTATGAGCCGCAGATGAAGAACCGTTGCCTCCTCACGAATGCGGAGCTGCCCGCCTTTCACTTCTGCGGGAAATACGAATGCAAGATTTAAGGAAACGCTGATAAATTCAGCCACGCCGTCTTGACGTATTTTTTTGCCCGCACTGCGCCCTCGATCCTCCACATAGCCCTTGCTATGTGTCCGGTTTGTCTCCTTGTTCGGACGAAAAAATCTACGCCAATCTGACGGACTTCATTTTATCAGCGATTCCTTAATGAATGATCTGCTGCGGGAAATTTTTTCCTGCGGCAGATTTTTTGTGGAAATGTTTCTTTTGGTCTGTCTGTAAAGATGTGGTATAATAACGAAAAACGATCTATTGAGGCAGGTGATCCGATGCGTACGGCAGGAGGTCGGCAGTATCAGGACTCGGTGTTCCGTATGTATTTCAACAACGAGGAGCGGTTGAGGGAGCTTGCGGGTGCGCTGCATGGATGCGTGTATGCGCCGGAGGAGCGGATCGAGATTGTAACGCTCGAAGGCACGTTCCTGTCACAGATCAAAAATGATGTTTCGTTCGTGTTGGCGGATCGCTATCTTGTGTTTTTGGAGCATCAGAGTACGCCGAATGGAAATATGCCGCTGCGCTGCTTGTATTATGTCTGCGAGCAGTTTCGGAAGGACATTGCGCCCAAGGAACTCTATGCAAAAAAGAAAATTCGGCTGCCAGTGCCGGAGTTTCACGTGTTTTATACGGGGGAGGACAATGAGCCCGAAGCGTATGAGATGAAACTCTCGGATGCATATGTCGCGGCGGGGGATGCCGTCAACTTGGAGCTTGTGGTTCGTTTTCACAATGTTTCCTATGATAAGGCAAAGGTGCTCCTACATCAAAGCCATGCCCTTCATGACTATGCCTTCTTGGTATGGTGTGTGAAGGAAAATATGCGACAGGGAATGGCACGGGAAAGTGCAATTCGTGAAGCAATTCGATACTGCATAGCACATGATGTGATGAAAGATTTTTTGGAAGCACATGAACGCGAGGTGATGAACATGGTCGGGTTTGAGTGGAATGAGAAGCTGTTTCGCGAAGCCGTATTTGAGGACGGTCTTGAACAAGGACTTGAGCAGGGACTTGAGCAGGGGCGTATCTCTGCTGTCCTCAATATGCTGAAGGAAAAACTTCCGCTCGACATGATCGCACGTGTGTCGGAGATGTCGGTCGAAAAAATTCGGGAGATCGGCAGAATGCACAGCTTGCTATAGTTATCTTTCGTATGCTATAATATTCTTATCATTGTGTCGTGCTGTTGAGGAGTGCGTGTATGAGAGGTGCGGAGGCGGTTCTGGCGTGTCTGCGGGAGCAGGATGTTGATACATTGTTCGGCTACCCGGGCGGGATGATCCTGCCGCTTTATGATGCGCTCTATGCACAGAAGGATATACGCCAGATTCTTGTGACGCACGAGCAGAATGCCGCCCATGCGGCGGATGGCTATGCGCGTGCTACGGGGCGCGTCGGGGTCTGCATTGCGACGTCGGGACCGGGCGCGACGAATCTCGTGACGGGACTTGCGACGGCGTATATGGACTCGATTCCGATGGTTGCGATTACGGGGCAGGTGGACATCGCCCTGCTCGGGCGCGATGCCTTTCAGGAGACGGACATCCTCGATGTGACGATGCCTGTTACGAAGCACAACTATAAAATTAAAAATGCGGCGGATCTCGTGCCGACGATTCGTCAGGCGTTCGCGCTTGCGCGCAGTGGGCGGCCGGGACCCGTGCTTCTCGATGTGCCGCGCAACCTCTTCTTCGAGGAGGTTTCCTACACGGCGGCGAAGCCGGAGGTGCGTACGCCGGGGAGTCCCGACGCGGACTTTATGATCTGTGCGGCGGAGGCGGCGGCGGAGATTGTCGCCTCCGCGCGTCCGCTCGTGATCGTGGGCGGCGGTGTGGTTTCTGCGGGAACGTCGGCGGAGGTCACGGCGTTCATCGAAAAGTATCATCTGCCCGTCGTGCATACGCTCATGGGCATGGGGGCTGTGCCGAGCACGCATCCGCAGATGCTCGGGTTTGCGGGGATGCATGGGGAGAAGGCGGCAAACTATGCCATCGGTGCGGCGGATCTCGTCATTGCGATCGGCAGTCGCTTTGCCGATCGCCAGACGGGCAACCTCAGCAAGTATACGGCAAACCGCAAGTTCATCCACATCGACATCGACCCTGCCGAGATCGACAAGAACATCGAGAACAGCCTTGGTCTCGCGGGCGATATGCGTACGATCCTCGGGCTTCTCATGCGGCAGCCGCCAAAGAGTGATCTCGCGGCATGGTGGGAGCAGATACGCACATGGCAGGAGGCATATGACTACGACTATCATGTCGGACGGCTGACCGTGCCGTGGGCGCTGCATCAGGTGGCGCAGAGCACGACGGGCAAGGCATATGCCTATGCGACGGATGTGGGGCAGCACCAGATGTGGGCGGCACTCCACCTGCGCGTGGAGGAGCCGCGGACGTGGCTGACCTCGGGCGGTCTCGGCACGATGGGCTACGGTCTGCCCGCTGCGATGGGCGCACAGCTCGCATGGGGGGACAGCCGCCGCGTGATCCACATCGCGGGCGACGGCGGTATCAAGATGACGGGCAATGAGTTCTATACGATTGCGCGTCTCGGGTTGCCTGTGCTCTCGATCCTTGTGAACAACCGCAGCCTCGGTATGATCCGACAGCTGCAGAAGGTGCTCTACGATGAGCACTATATCGCCTGTGAGCTCGATCACGAGATGGACTATGTGAAATACGTGGAGAGCTTCGGCATCAAGGCGGTTGGTGTGTCAACGCAGGAGGAGTTTGCAGCGGCGCTCAAGAGCGCACTGGAGGACAGAACACACCCGCGCGTGATCGTGATGGACGTGTGGCGCAGTTTCGTGGAGCCGATGACAAAGGGCGGTGCGCGCATTGATGAGTTTGTGGACTTTAAGTAGACGTTTTTCCCGTGCGTGCAGGAGGGGGGAGCACGGCTTCTCCCTGCTCTCGACCCTGCTTGCCGTGATGATTCTCGCGGTGGTGCTTGCGATAGCCGTGCCGCGCT of the Selenomonas dianae genome contains:
- a CDS encoding PTS transporter subunit IIABC; the encoded protein is MKDEIFSVLQRVGRSFMLPVAILPIAGILLGIGASFTNPTTIETYGLGGILGAGTALNALLTIMASAGSTIFGNLPIIFAVGVAIGMAKAEKEVAALSAMIAFFVMHTACNAMLKLGGQILPDGSVAPTVLEGTIAASCGIMSFQMGVFGGIIVGIGVAWLHNKYHKIVLPNALSFFGGSRFVPIISTIVFLFVGIAMYFLWPLAQQGIFALGSLVTGTGYIGTLIFGIIKRALIPFGLHHVFYLPFWQTGVGGSMMIDGQLIQGGQNIFFAQLASPNVAHFSADATRYFSGEFIFMIFGLPGAALAMYHCARPEKKKVAGGLLLSAALTCMLTGITEPIEFSFLFVAPALFAVQVALAGAAYMIAHMLNIAVGLTFSGGLLDFFIFGILQGEAKTNWMYVIPVGVIYFFLYYFIFRWMIQHFGFKTPGREDDDEETKLYTKADYKAREGAGGASGDAKSAAIARGLGSKRNITSVDCCATRLRCSVADSSLVNEKLLKATGAVGVIVKGTGVQVIYGPQVAVIKSNLETYLETAPEVEPEDNAPAAAPVEERPTAAETPAAAASTGARRTLCSPVTGTVHPITEAPDEAFASKMMGDGFFIYPSKGEVVAPADGEVVFVFDTKHAIGMKSADGMEYLLHIGVDTVALGGQGFNVFVESGQQVKKGDKLMEFDIDYIRKNAKSDACLVIFTGLPEGTSVEMTATGEVKALDSVATV
- a CDS encoding transposase, with amino-acid sequence MWYNNEKRSIEAGDPMRTAGGRQYQDSVFRMYFNNEERLRELAGALHGCVYAPEERIEIVTLEGTFLSQIKNDVSFVLADRYLVFLEHQSTPNGNMPLRCLYYVCEQFRKDIAPKELYAKKKIRLPVPEFHVFYTGEDNEPEAYEMKLSDAYVAAGDAVNLELVVRFHNVSYDKAKVLLHQSHALHDYAFLVWCVKENMRQGMARESAIREAIRYCIAHDVMKDFLEAHEREVMNMVGFEWNEKLFREAVFEDGLEQGLEQGLEQGRISAVLNMLKEKLPLDMIARVSEMSVEKIREIGRMHSLL
- the ilvB gene encoding biosynthetic-type acetolactate synthase large subunit; its protein translation is MRGAEAVLACLREQDVDTLFGYPGGMILPLYDALYAQKDIRQILVTHEQNAAHAADGYARATGRVGVCIATSGPGATNLVTGLATAYMDSIPMVAITGQVDIALLGRDAFQETDILDVTMPVTKHNYKIKNAADLVPTIRQAFALARSGRPGPVLLDVPRNLFFEEVSYTAAKPEVRTPGSPDADFMICAAEAAAEIVASARPLVIVGGGVVSAGTSAEVTAFIEKYHLPVVHTLMGMGAVPSTHPQMLGFAGMHGEKAANYAIGAADLVIAIGSRFADRQTGNLSKYTANRKFIHIDIDPAEIDKNIENSLGLAGDMRTILGLLMRQPPKSDLAAWWEQIRTWQEAYDYDYHVGRLTVPWALHQVAQSTTGKAYAYATDVGQHQMWAALHLRVEEPRTWLTSGGLGTMGYGLPAAMGAQLAWGDSRRVIHIAGDGGIKMTGNEFYTIARLGLPVLSILVNNRSLGMIRQLQKVLYDEHYIACELDHEMDYVKYVESFGIKAVGVSTQEEFAAALKSALEDRTHPRVIVMDVWRSFVEPMTKGGARIDEFVDFK